In the genome of Achromobacter sp. MFA1 R4, the window CTCGGGCACGACCTTCACGGTGAACCCGGCCATCCAGAGCAAGCTGCCGTACGACCCCGTCAAGAGCTTCGAGCCCATCGGCATCGTCGGCCGCACGGGCCTGGCCCTCCTGGCCAACCCCAAGATCCCGGTCAAGGACGTGAAGGAGTTCGTGGCCTATGTGAAGGATCCGGCCCATGACCAGCCGCCTTACGGCTCGTTCGGCACCGGCACCACGTCGCATTTCGTCGGCGAAGCCTTCATCGCGGCCGCCAATCTGAAAATGACGCACGTCCCCTACAAGGGCAGCGCGCCCGCCATGACCGACCTGATCGGCGGTCAGATTCCGTTCTCGGTCGACACCGTGGCCGCGGCCCTGCCGCAAAGCAAGCAGGGCAAGGTGCGCGTGCTGGCCGTGTCCAGCCCCAAGCGTTCGACGTTCCTGCCGGACGTGCCCACGTTCGCCGAACAGGGCTATCCGTCGGTGGCGATGGATACGTGGCTGATGGTTGCCGCGCCGCGCGGCCTGCCGGCGGACGTGAAGACCCGCCTGGAAAAGGCGCTCAAGGCCACGGTCGAATCGCCCGAAGTGGTCAAGAGCCTGGAGGCGCAGGGCTTCGAAGCCGACTACTCCAGCGCCGCCGAGGGCGAGGCGCTGATCAAGAAGGAACTGCCCATCATGCGTGAAGTCGCGCAGCGGGCCAACATCAAGGTCGATTGAAGGAACACGACGATGGCATTGGACGACACCCTGGTATCGCTGACCGCGGTTGAACTGCGGCGCATGATCGGCGCGCGGCAGCTTTCGCCGGTGGAATTGCTGGAGGCCTGCATCGCGCGCATCCAGGCCGTCAATCCGTACGTGAACGCCGTCACCGCCACCGCCTATGAGCGGGCGAGGGCGGAGGCGCGCGAGGCGGAACGCGCGGTGATGGCAGGCGAGCCCCTGGGCCTGCTGCACGGCCTGCCGATGGGGGTCAAGGACCTGGAACCCACCGCGGGCGTCCTGACCACCTACGGCTCGCCGCTCTATCGCGGCTATGTGCCCGATGAGGACATCGAGCTGGTCGCCCGCCTGCGCCGCGCAGGCGCCATCGTCGCCGCCAAGACCAACGTGCCCGAAATGGGCGCGGGCGCCAATTCGCGCAACACCGTGTGGGGCGCGACCGGCAATCCGTTCAACCCCAACCTGAACGCGGGCGGCTCGTCGGGCGGTTCCGCGGCCGCGCTGGCCAGCGACATGCTGCCGGTGTGCACGGGCTCGGATACCGGCGGCTCGCTGCGCATTCCCGCGTCCAAGTGCGGGGTCGTCGGCTTCCGGCCGTCGCCCGGCATCGTGCCCAGCGTGCGCAAGCCGCTGGGCTGGACGCCGATCTCCGTGGTGGGCCCGATGGGCCGCACCGTCGCCGACGCCTGCCTGCAACTGGCCGCCAGCGCGGGGCCGCACGCGGGCGATCCGCTCAGCTATCCGCTGGACCCGCTGCAATTCCTGAACCCCGGCGTTGCGGACCTGGGCTCGCTGCGGGTGGCGTATACGGAAGACTTCGGCGCGTGCGACGTGGATGACGGCATACGCGCCGCCTTCCGGGAAAAGATCGCGGCCATGCGGCATCTGTTCGCCGCCTGCGATCCCATCGAGCTGGACGTGGGCGAAGCCCATCGCTGTTTCGACGTGCTGCGCGCCGAGGCCTTCGTGGCCGGCATGCGCGACGCCTACGAAAAAGACCCGTCCAGCCTGGGTCCCAACACCCGCGCCAACTTCGAAATGGGCGCGGCGATGAGCCTGAAGGATTGCGCCTGGGCACAGGCCGAACAGACGCGCCTGATCAAGCGCTTCCAGCGCGCCTACGACGATTACGATCTCATCCTGTCGCCCACCACGCCGGTCTCGCCGTTTCCGTGGACGCAGCTGTATGCGGACAAGATCAACGGCGTCGCCCAGGAGAACTACTACCGCTGGCTTGCGCTGACCTACGTCGTCACGCTGACCACGCATCCGGCGCTGACGCTGCCGTGCGGACGTGATAAAGCGGGCATGCCGTTCGGGCTGCAGATCGTCGGGCGCTTTCGCGGCGACCGCGAGGTGCTGGCCGCGGCGCAGGCGATGGAGCAGGCGTTCGCGGGCATGGAAGCCTTGCGGCGTCCGCGTCCGGACCTTGCCGCCTTGCGCCCGGCCGAGCCGGCGCTGACCTCCATCGTGACGGCGCCGCCGCTGTTGCAGGGCGGCGGCGACGCGGGAGAGGTGTCGGCGGTGTAGCGATCGCGGATATCGTCCGCGTCGGCCATCGGGCCAGCGCCGCGCACTGCGGCCGCTGGCCTTTCGCATTTTTGGGCTAGTTCATCTGCTAGGGTAACTCCTGACCAAAAGCGGATTGTCAGCCGTTAGTCAGGCAGGTTTAATCACTCCAAAGTTGCGCATCAGACGCATCAGATGCATCAGACGCATCGTCAGGAACCGGGAAGCCCGCAGCAGGCGTTTCCATCCCGCGCCCATGCAGGAGTAGTAACTACACGCTGGTCCATGTAGTCCACCCCAGGAGACAACAAGCCATGCAACACGTTACAAAGCCCCGCCGCCGCAAATTCATCTCCGGCGCAGCCGCCGCCGGCGCCGCGGCGCTAGGATTTCCCGCCGTCGTCAAGGCGCAGAACGCACCCATCTCCTTCCGGTTCCAGAGCACCTGGCCCGCAAACGACATCTTCCACGAATTCGCGCGCGACTACGCCAACAAGGTCAACGAGATGGCCGGCGGCCAGTTGAAGATCGAGGTCCTGCCCGCGGGCGCCGTGGTCAAGGCCTTCGACCTGCTGGATGCCGTGTCGGCCGGGACGCTGGATGGCGGCCACGGCGTGGTGGCCTACTGGTACGGCAAGAACACCGCCGTGGCGCTGTGGGGCTCGGGTCCCTCGTTCGGGATGGACGCCAACACGTTGCTGGCCTGGCACGAGTATGGCGGCGGCAAGGAGCTGCTGGTCGAGATCCAGAAGGCCATGGGCGTGAACGTGCAGTCCCTGATGTACGGGCCGATGCCGACGCAGCCCTTCGGCTGGTTCAAGCGGCCGGTCACCAAGGTCGAGGACGTCAAGGGCGTGAAGTTCCGCACCGTGGGCCTGGCCATCGATATGTACACGGCCATGGGCGCGGCGGTGAACGCGCTGCCCGGCGGCGAGATCGTGCCCGCGCTGGACCGCGGCCTGCTGGACGGCGCGGAATTCAACAACGCCTCGTCCGACCTGGCGCTTGGCTTCCAGGACGTCTCCAAGATCTGCATGCTGCAGAGCTTTCACCAGAGCGCGGAACAGTTCGAGGTGCTGTTCAACAAGGCGAAGTACGACGCCTTGCCCGAACACCTGAAGCACATCCTGAGCTATGCGGCCCAGGCATCCAGCGCCGACATGTCCTGGAAGGCGGCCAACCGCTACTCGCAGGACTACATCAAGCTGCAGAAGGATCACAACGTCAAGTTCTACAAGACGCCGGACGCGATCCTGCAGCAACAGCTCAAGATCTGGGACGACATGATCGCCAAGCGGTCGGCCGAGAATCCGCTGTTCAAGAAGGTGCTGGAATCGCAGCGCGCGTTTGCGGAGCGGGTGGGGCGCTGGCAGGGCGACACGACGGTCAATTTCCGCATGGCCTACAACCACTACTTCTCGCGCAGCACCAAGCAGGCCTGACGCAGTCCTGCGCCACTCCCGCGCGCCGCCTGGCCGGCGCGCGGCGCCTCACCATGCGTCCCGGGTCCGCGCGCGCCTACGGCAGGCTTGCCGTGGCGTAAGCGGGCCCGACTCCAGGACCTTCGATGATCCGAATCGTACGTTTCATAGACCGCCTTTCCACCTTTGTCGGCAAGACCTTCGCCTGGTTGATCGTGGTGCTGACGCTGCATGTGTGCTGGGAGGTCGCGGCGCGCTACATCCTGAACCAGCCCAGCGCGTGGGCGTTCGACCTGCAGATGATGTACTACGGCATCCTGTTCATGATGGCGGGCGCGTACACGCTGGCCAAGAATGGCCATGTGCGGGGCGACATCCTGTACGGGTTTCTGGCGCCGCGCGTGCAGGCCGGGCTGGACCTGCTGCTTTTCATCGTCTTCTTCTTTCCCGGCGTGATCGCCCTGGTCTGGGCAGGCTGGTACTACGCGGGCTATTCCATCGCGATCCGCGAGCATTCGTCGCTCATGGCCAACGGGCCGCCGATCTATCCCTTCAAGGCCTTCATACCGGCCGCCGGCGCCATCCTGCTGCTGCAGGGCGTGGCGGAAGTCATGCGCTGCATCCTGTGCCTGAAGCAGGGGGCGTGGCCATCGCGTGAAGAGGACGTCGAGGAAGTGGACGTCGACAAGCTCAAGGAGATGGTGCACGTGAAGGACGAAGACATCGCCAAGCTCGATCGCTACGTCAACCACGGGGAGTCCCAGCGATGAAAATCCACAAGGCTTTGTGGTTCGGCCTGTCGTGTATTGCGCTGGTGCTCCTGATGATCGCGTTCCTGACGCCGTGGGACAACCTCACCACGGGTCACATCGGGCTGCTCATGCTGGCGCTGATCGTCGTGGCCATCATGCTGGGCTTTCCGACGGCGTTCACGCTGATGGGCATGGGCGTGCTC includes:
- a CDS encoding TRAP transporter small permease subunit; translated protein: MIRIVRFIDRLSTFVGKTFAWLIVVLTLHVCWEVAARYILNQPSAWAFDLQMMYYGILFMMAGAYTLAKNGHVRGDILYGFLAPRVQAGLDLLLFIVFFFPGVIALVWAGWYYAGYSIAIREHSSLMANGPPIYPFKAFIPAAGAILLLQGVAEVMRCILCLKQGAWPSREEDVEEVDVDKLKEMVHVKDEDIAKLDRYVNHGESQR
- a CDS encoding tripartite tricarboxylate transporter substrate binding protein is translated as MKTSFLAVSLAVASAFGAVAPAAAQDAYPSRPITLVVPFPPGGATDVLGRVVAQKLGQELGQTIVVENRAGAGTVIGAGYVAKAAPDGYTLLVSSGTTFTVNPAIQSKLPYDPVKSFEPIGIVGRTGLALLANPKIPVKDVKEFVAYVKDPAHDQPPYGSFGTGTTSHFVGEAFIAAANLKMTHVPYKGSAPAMTDLIGGQIPFSVDTVAAALPQSKQGKVRVLAVSSPKRSTFLPDVPTFAEQGYPSVAMDTWLMVAAPRGLPADVKTRLEKALKATVESPEVVKSLEAQGFEADYSSAAEGEALIKKELPIMREVAQRANIKVD
- a CDS encoding amidase, with the translated sequence MALDDTLVSLTAVELRRMIGARQLSPVELLEACIARIQAVNPYVNAVTATAYERARAEAREAERAVMAGEPLGLLHGLPMGVKDLEPTAGVLTTYGSPLYRGYVPDEDIELVARLRRAGAIVAAKTNVPEMGAGANSRNTVWGATGNPFNPNLNAGGSSGGSAAALASDMLPVCTGSDTGGSLRIPASKCGVVGFRPSPGIVPSVRKPLGWTPISVVGPMGRTVADACLQLAASAGPHAGDPLSYPLDPLQFLNPGVADLGSLRVAYTEDFGACDVDDGIRAAFREKIAAMRHLFAACDPIELDVGEAHRCFDVLRAEAFVAGMRDAYEKDPSSLGPNTRANFEMGAAMSLKDCAWAQAEQTRLIKRFQRAYDDYDLILSPTTPVSPFPWTQLYADKINGVAQENYYRWLALTYVVTLTTHPALTLPCGRDKAGMPFGLQIVGRFRGDREVLAAAQAMEQAFAGMEALRRPRPDLAALRPAEPALTSIVTAPPLLQGGGDAGEVSAV
- a CDS encoding TRAP transporter substrate-binding protein is translated as MQHVTKPRRRKFISGAAAAGAAALGFPAVVKAQNAPISFRFQSTWPANDIFHEFARDYANKVNEMAGGQLKIEVLPAGAVVKAFDLLDAVSAGTLDGGHGVVAYWYGKNTAVALWGSGPSFGMDANTLLAWHEYGGGKELLVEIQKAMGVNVQSLMYGPMPTQPFGWFKRPVTKVEDVKGVKFRTVGLAIDMYTAMGAAVNALPGGEIVPALDRGLLDGAEFNNASSDLALGFQDVSKICMLQSFHQSAEQFEVLFNKAKYDALPEHLKHILSYAAQASSADMSWKAANRYSQDYIKLQKDHNVKFYKTPDAILQQQLKIWDDMIAKRSAENPLFKKVLESQRAFAERVGRWQGDTTVNFRMAYNHYFSRSTKQA